The following proteins come from a genomic window of Bacillota bacterium:
- a CDS encoding FAD-binding protein, whose product MSIIRFDTVIDTDVLVVGGGLAAIKAAIECARMGVKVLVTVKGEICSGSSFYPLTSGLGCQAPSSDEDKELFLQEIDESSYGMNDHRLCEIYVDEIRDRVKELPEIVISYRKLKGRTACFAKRARDLFIWRDWEAIRSNVRRLFDSLTNLQLMEHSDIIQLLEVDGRVEGAVAAGSDRKLIVINAKSVILATGGFCGLYKHSLNTDDVSGLGHAIAFEVGAKLINLEFNQFIPGMFKPVYKALFSEQTLYYCDGVENSQGEDVLSKYLPKDVQKRECLDLRGGHGPFTCADASKYFDIAMMKEILADKGEEGFRLIYSPSIYSVENDALQNYLNWLKTKDIDLVRDKIVIAPFGHASNGGIWIDENCCTTVEGLFAAGEAAGGIHGADRLGGNASGSCLVFGKRAAVSAVKYASSRPAPKAELERTARILADTLDTGEGSIPPGEVVDAIGEILWFHGNIVRSEERLLEGIKKLEDMKLNYNALKTFEYGTNLRDAVKAHHCLRFSRILLEAMLIRKESRGSHYRDDYPVINNKCFGKRIAVSKNSGNGLRFELV is encoded by the coding sequence ATGAGTATAATAAGGTTTGATACGGTAATAGATACCGATGTACTAGTTGTAGGTGGTGGGCTGGCAGCAATAAAGGCTGCCATTGAATGTGCAAGGATGGGTGTAAAGGTACTTGTAACAGTAAAAGGTGAGATATGTTCGGGTTCTAGCTTTTATCCGTTGACAAGTGGGCTTGGCTGTCAGGCACCATCTAGTGACGAAGACAAAGAACTCTTTTTACAAGAAATTGATGAATCCAGTTATGGTATGAATGATCATAGATTATGTGAAATATATGTAGACGAGATAAGGGATAGAGTTAAAGAACTGCCGGAAATTGTAATATCGTACCGCAAGCTGAAAGGTAGGACAGCTTGTTTTGCAAAGAGAGCCAGAGATTTGTTTATATGGAGAGACTGGGAAGCCATACGGTCTAATGTACGTAGGCTTTTTGATTCCTTGACCAATCTTCAGCTCATGGAACATTCGGATATAATCCAACTGCTTGAAGTTGATGGCAGGGTGGAAGGCGCGGTGGCTGCAGGTAGTGATAGGAAGCTGATAGTGATCAATGCAAAGTCTGTCATCCTTGCTACCGGTGGCTTTTGCGGGCTCTACAAGCACAGCCTCAATACCGATGATGTATCCGGTTTGGGACACGCCATCGCTTTTGAGGTAGGGGCAAAGCTTATAAACCTTGAGTTCAACCAGTTCATTCCAGGTATGTTCAAGCCTGTATACAAGGCACTATTTAGTGAACAGACACTTTACTACTGCGATGGTGTTGAGAATTCACAGGGCGAGGACGTGCTGTCCAAATATTTACCTAAAGATGTGCAAAAACGTGAATGCCTTGACCTTCGTGGAGGGCATGGTCCTTTCACGTGTGCTGATGCATCAAAATATTTCGATATAGCAATGATGAAGGAAATATTAGCTGATAAAGGTGAAGAAGGATTTAGATTAATTTATTCACCATCTATATATTCAGTTGAAAATGATGCCTTACAAAACTATCTTAACTGGTTAAAGACAAAAGACATTGACCTTGTACGCGATAAAATAGTTATTGCTCCCTTTGGGCATGCCAGTAATGGCGGTATATGGATTGATGAGAATTGTTGTACTACTGTAGAAGGCCTTTTCGCCGCTGGAGAAGCAGCAGGCGGAATACATGGTGCTGATCGACTTGGAGGTAATGCTTCGGGAAGCTGCCTTGTATTCGGTAAACGTGCAGCTGTTTCAGCAGTTAAGTACGCATCTTCACGACCAGCTCCTAAAGCAGAACTTGAAAGAACTGCAAGGATTCTTGCTGATACCTTAGACACAGGTGAAGGCTCAATACCCCCAGGAGAGGTAGTTGATGCTATAGGGGAAATTCTATGGTTCCATGGCAACATTGTTCGCAGCGAGGAACGGTTACTAGAGGGCATAAAGAAACTTGAAGATATGAAGTTAAATTATAATGCGCTAAAGACATTTGAATACGGTACCAACCTGAGGGATGCTGTAAAGGCACATCATTGCCTTCGATTTTCACGCATTTTACTGGAAGCCATGTTAATAAGGAAAGAGAGCAGGGGCTCACATTACAGAGATGATTACCCTGTAATCAACAACAAGTGTTTTGGAAAGAGAATTGCTGTTTCTAAGAATAGTGGGAATGGATTACGTTTTGAATTGGTATGA